A window of the bacterium genome harbors these coding sequences:
- the gatA gene encoding Asp-tRNA(Asn)/Glu-tRNA(Gln) amidotransferase subunit GatA → MESFNLSARELAEKIKKKEVSPKEVASSYIKRIEEVEPKVRAYITLTLEQAMREAEEIEERLMSGEDVGLLAGVPIAIKDNICTRGIPTTCASRILENFVPPYDATVIKLLREAGAIIIGKTNMDEFAMGSSTENSAFFPTHNPYDLKRVPGGSSGGSAAAVSAREAPLALGSDTGGSIRQPASFCGIVGFKPTYGRVSRYGLVAFASSLDQIGPLTANVEDCILLFHIIARYDEMDSTSAPIPTPSLEEMLSPKVEGVRIGLVEELFGEGVEEEVKEGVLKAVKHLEEAGALVDWVSLPHLPYALPCYYIIAPSEASSNLARYDGVKYGLRVEADGVIPMYMETRNKGFGAEVKRRIMLGTYALSAGYYDAYYLKALKVRALIKRDFDEAFKNFDILVSPTSPIPPFKIGEKIDDPLKMYMADICTIPVNLAALPAISIPAGLDSQGLPIGIQFIGKPFEEANLLRLALAYEEANPNLPLPIPL, encoded by the coding sequence ATGGAATCATTCAATCTGAGCGCAAGGGAGCTTGCAGAGAAGATAAAAAAGAAGGAGGTCAGCCCTAAAGAGGTTGCCTCCTCATATATAAAGAGGATTGAGGAAGTTGAGCCAAAGGTTAGGGCTTATATCACTCTTACTTTGGAGCAGGCAATGAGGGAAGCAGAGGAGATTGAGGAAAGGCTGATGAGTGGAGAGGATGTAGGACTTTTGGCTGGGGTCCCAATAGCCATCAAAGATAACATCTGCACGAGAGGAATACCCACAACCTGTGCCTCTCGCATCTTGGAGAACTTCGTCCCACCCTATGATGCAACAGTTATAAAGCTTTTAAGGGAGGCAGGGGCGATAATAATCGGCAAGACGAATATGGATGAGTTCGCCATGGGCTCATCAACGGAGAATTCCGCCTTTTTCCCCACCCACAATCCCTATGATTTGAAAAGGGTTCCCGGTGGCTCCTCGGGCGGTTCGGCGGCTGCCGTATCCGCACGAGAGGCACCCTTAGCTCTTGGCTCAGATACTGGTGGTTCAATAAGACAACCTGCCTCCTTTTGCGGAATCGTCGGCTTCAAACCCACTTATGGAAGGGTCTCACGTTATGGACTGGTTGCCTTCGCCTCAAGCCTAGACCAAATAGGTCCCCTCACAGCGAATGTTGAGGATTGTATTCTCCTATTTCACATAATCGCTCGCTACGATGAAATGGACTCAACTTCCGCTCCCATTCCCACTCCTTCTCTTGAGGAGATGCTCTCACCCAAGGTTGAGGGCGTGAGGATAGGACTCGTTGAGGAGCTCTTCGGAGAGGGAGTGGAGGAGGAAGTGAAAGAAGGGGTTTTGAAAGCTGTAAAACATCTTGAGGAAGCGGGAGCCCTTGTGGATTGGGTTTCCCTCCCCCATCTGCCCTATGCCCTTCCTTGTTATTACATAATAGCTCCCTCGGAGGCTTCATCCAATCTTGCAAGATACGATGGAGTGAAGTATGGATTGAGGGTTGAAGCGGATGGCGTAATACCGATGTATATGGAAACGAGGAATAAGGGTTTCGGAGCGGAGGTCAAGAGGAGGATAATGCTCGGCACTTATGCCCTTTCAGCTGGATATTACGATGCCTATTACTTGAAAGCACTCAAGGTGCGTGCCTTGATAAAGAGGGACTTCGATGAGGCTTTCAAGAATTTTGATATTCTCGTCAGTCCAACATCTCCCATTCCGCCCTTTAAGATAGGCGAGAAGATAGATGACCCCTTGAAGATGTATATGGCCGATATATGCACTATACCTGTTAATCTCGCCGCTCTTCCCGCAATATCTATCCCCGCTGGTTTGGACTCTCAGGGCTTGCCAATAGGAATTCAATTCATAGGGAAACCCTTTGAGGAAGCTAATCTTCTCAGATTAGCTCTTGCATACGAGGAGGCAAATCCTAATCTTCCCCTACCTATTCCTTTATAA
- the tmk gene encoding dTMP kinase, with protein MDVSLKGLFIVIEGGEGAGKSTQAELLYRSLSQRFPAVLTREPGGTSLGERIRQLLLDPALRPINPRAELFLFLAARAQHIEEVIKPALMEGKIVISDRFSLSSLAYQGFGRGLDLPLLEEMDAFARQGISPHLTIYIDIPPEEGMKRLSTLTPFEGEPMEFHKRVREGYLELASRYPEEIKVVDGRGGVEEVQERIEEIVKELIRRWCDEASNNGCS; from the coding sequence ATGGATGTTTCTCTAAAAGGTTTGTTTATCGTTATTGAGGGAGGAGAAGGAGCGGGCAAATCCACCCAAGCTGAGCTCCTTTATCGCTCCCTTTCCCAACGATTTCCCGCCGTCCTAACAAGGGAACCGGGCGGAACGTCCTTGGGAGAGAGGATAAGGCAGCTCCTTTTGGACCCCGCTCTTCGTCCCATCAATCCAAGAGCGGAGCTCTTCCTCTTCCTCGCCGCTCGCGCCCAACATATTGAGGAAGTGATTAAGCCCGCTTTAATGGAAGGAAAGATAGTCATCTCCGACCGCTTCTCCCTTTCTTCCCTCGCCTATCAAGGATTTGGCAGAGGGTTAGACCTCCCACTCTTAGAGGAGATGGATGCTTTCGCCCGACAAGGTATATCTCCCCACCTAACTATTTACATAGATATACCACCTGAAGAGGGGATGAAGCGTCTTTCCACCCTCACTCCCTTTGAGGGAGAGCCGATGGAATTCCATAAAAGGGTTAGGGAAGGATATCTTGAGCTCGCCTCGCGCTATCCAGAGGAAATAAAGGTAGTAGATGGCAGGGGAGGAGTTGAGGAGGTGCAAGAGAGAATAGAGGAAATAGTGAAGGAACTCATAAGGAGGTGGTGTGATGAAGCTTCTAATAACGGTTGTTCATAG
- a CDS encoding metal-sensitive transcriptional regulator has translation MDKKILSSLRIIEGQIRGIQKMIKEGRDCAEIITQLSAVKSAINSVGLAILTEALCQCARGKEEEARIMDLANLLQQLFF, from the coding sequence ATGGATAAGAAGATTCTCTCGTCTTTAAGGATAATTGAAGGTCAGATAAGAGGTATTCAGAAAATGATAAAGGAAGGCAGGGATTGCGCCGAGATAATAACCCAGCTGTCTGCGGTGAAATCGGCGATAAACAGCGTTGGGCTAGCTATTCTTACTGAAGCCCTCTGCCAATGCGCCCGAGGAAAGGAAGAGGAAGCGAGAATTATGGATTTAGCCAATCTTCTACAACAACTATTCTTCTAA
- a CDS encoding FHA domain-containing protein, with the protein MKKTFLFLLFGAIGGFIGWIILEPLPLTHMREKTLIEVYRNDAIFGAVMGFFIGGSLGLTEAIWRKQRLLGFTVIGSLTGLLGGACALVIGERIYQMFVPGEGMASLFQALKGIVARSLGWSAVGMVVGASQGILTLSKWRAKRGALGGAFGGFIGGMLFDFLPFIFYTDAVSRMVALTSIGGLVGFSTSLVEELTKKAWLKVLSGSKEGREYIVDKDEFYIGRDELCDLGLFGDKSVLPKHALITRKDNTYEIRDLGGGVILNGQRISSATLQDGDRLQIGGHSLLFQMKEKVQRRDVVVEQKVSPVSSDVCPYCGQRKDPITGACACTPATQPSALKAGQTAVLPSKQEAKPLSSGARLVVVKGPLEGEVFPIMKEEFTIGRAEDRDLTILDKAVSRRHCKIVLEDDGYYILDEGSTNGTFVSGMRVAREKLKNGDIIQVGESKLRFEI; encoded by the coding sequence ATGAAGAAGACATTTTTATTCCTCCTTTTCGGGGCGATTGGTGGCTTCATAGGTTGGATTATCCTTGAACCCTTGCCCCTCACCCATATGAGGGAGAAGACTCTGATAGAAGTTTACAGGAATGATGCGATATTTGGAGCGGTTATGGGTTTTTTCATCGGTGGTTCGTTGGGATTAACGGAGGCGATTTGGCGGAAGCAAAGGCTCTTGGGCTTCACTGTGATCGGTTCATTAACTGGTTTGCTCGGTGGCGCCTGCGCCTTGGTGATTGGAGAAAGAATCTACCAAATGTTCGTCCCAGGGGAGGGGATGGCTTCCCTTTTTCAAGCCCTGAAGGGGATAGTGGCAAGAAGCCTAGGATGGTCGGCGGTGGGGATGGTTGTTGGGGCATCACAAGGGATTTTGACTCTCTCCAAATGGAGGGCGAAAAGAGGAGCGCTTGGAGGTGCTTTCGGTGGTTTCATCGGCGGTATGCTCTTTGACTTTCTGCCTTTCATCTTTTATACAGACGCGGTTAGCCGAATGGTAGCGCTTACTTCTATTGGAGGATTGGTCGGCTTTTCCACATCACTTGTGGAGGAACTAACTAAAAAAGCTTGGCTCAAAGTGCTATCGGGAAGCAAGGAGGGAAGGGAATATATAGTTGATAAAGATGAATTCTATATCGGCAGGGACGAGCTCTGCGATTTAGGACTTTTTGGGGACAAATCGGTCCTTCCGAAACATGCATTGATAACTCGCAAGGATAATACATATGAGATTAGGGATTTGGGCGGTGGAGTTATATTGAATGGACAGAGGATTTCCTCAGCAACCTTGCAAGATGGGGACAGATTGCAGATAGGAGGACATTCCCTTCTTTTCCAGATGAAGGAAAAAGTGCAGAGGAGAGATGTGGTGGTGGAGCAAAAGGTCTCGCCGGTATCCAGCGATGTATGTCCTTATTGTGGTCAGAGGAAGGACCCAATCACTGGCGCTTGTGCCTGCACACCAGCTACTCAGCCATCGGCTTTGAAAGCGGGACAAACAGCCGTCCTTCCATCAAAGCAGGAGGCAAAGCCTCTTTCATCTGGTGCGCGGCTCGTGGTGGTTAAGGGACCATTGGAAGGCGAAGTTTTCCCAATAATGAAAGAAGAATTCACAATTGGGAGAGCTGAGGATAGGGACCTCACTATATTGGATAAGGCTGTTTCTCGGAGGCATTGCAAGATAGTTTTAGAGGATGATGGTTATTATATATTGGATGAGGGTTCAACTAATGGGACATTTGTGAGCGGGATGAGGGTGGCGAGGGAAAAACTGAAAAATGGGGATATAATACAAGTTGGAGAGAGCAAATTGAGGTTTGAAATATAA
- a CDS encoding family 78 glycoside hydrolase catalytic domain, with protein MQWKAKWIWSHSEEHPRNYWLAFRKTFNTPEQFDEAHLHITADSRYFLYLNGEFIGFGPVRSWPFEQSYDTYPIKHLLKPGENVVSVIVTHYGIGTFQYIEGRGGLIAQLDFQKDGEIIESVVSDSSWKTKEHTGFRRASVRISCQQAWAEIYDANEFDPRWNELCFDDSDWENAIEIGPYGTPPWKSLIPRDIPFLTNEPIYPKRVISLKEVKPVKSHISIDLRPNFYPGEYDANVKQHIGYIATVIKSPKKMRGRMIIPFGIMGRFKLNGKEYQFTGTNQVEVELEEGNNFFLMDVSGTYHDPFVNLAFDFPEEVSFQSPLGEGEFVSIGPFAQRTLLQIGYPQEDEFKPHPDYEKVWKMKEASSLSEFQNWLKPILREHTCKDVVYTLSTQKTILRELDVPLKYQNLVYANDSYTQIEPSEGDIELIVDFGIELSGFIEFEVEASAGTILDFYAFESLHDGFIEDTSGLHNTLRYVCRDGHQSYRSFIRRGFRYLMVTVRNHKSPVKIYNIKTYLATYPVAEVGTFHSNDYMLNRIWEISKHTERLCMEDTYVDCPAYEQTFWVGDARNESLINYTTFGAYPLSKRCLRLVPKSLYRSPLPESQVPSGWQNILTAWTILWMLACKEYYLFTGERDFLEEIYPYLIQTARNFKQFINDKGLLDIFAWNMLDWAPMDTPTSGVVTHQNALLVKALRETAGIAQILGENEDEKFLLEFSESLMKAINEHLWDENRKAYIDSIHSDGTRSSVFSLQTQVIVFLTDCAPEERRKIIEGYLLNPPEDFVKIGSPFMSFFYFEALAKIGKIEKILEEIREKWGLMLDYGATTCWETFPGSLDWLGKKLTRSHCHAWSAAPAFFLPTHILGVKLIEPGFARVLIEPNLCDLKWVKGTIPTPLGRIEVSYKVSDDTFIADIKLPRGCTAEVKFPRNLRKFILNGKQVDGESITIGG; from the coding sequence ATGCAATGGAAAGCGAAATGGATTTGGAGCCACAGCGAAGAGCACCCTAGAAACTATTGGCTTGCTTTTCGCAAAACTTTCAATACGCCTGAGCAATTTGATGAAGCCCATCTGCATATAACAGCCGATTCTCGTTATTTCCTTTATTTAAACGGGGAATTCATCGGCTTCGGACCCGTTCGCTCCTGGCCCTTTGAGCAGTCCTACGATACCTATCCCATTAAGCACTTGCTCAAGCCAGGGGAAAATGTGGTCTCCGTTATAGTCACCCACTACGGGATAGGCACATTTCAATACATTGAAGGGAGAGGTGGATTAATCGCTCAATTGGACTTCCAAAAGGATGGGGAAATAATAGAGAGTGTAGTTAGCGATAGCTCTTGGAAGACCAAGGAACACACCGGCTTTAGAAGAGCTTCGGTGAGGATAAGCTGTCAACAAGCTTGGGCTGAGATTTACGATGCCAACGAATTTGACCCTCGTTGGAATGAGCTTTGCTTTGACGATAGCGATTGGGAGAACGCAATTGAAATCGGTCCCTATGGGACACCTCCCTGGAAATCGTTAATACCCCGTGATATCCCCTTCCTCACAAATGAGCCCATCTACCCAAAGAGGGTTATATCATTAAAAGAGGTAAAGCCTGTAAAGTCTCATATATCCATAGATTTGCGTCCGAATTTTTACCCTGGAGAGTACGATGCAAATGTGAAACAGCATATCGGCTATATAGCAACGGTCATAAAATCGCCAAAGAAAATGAGGGGAAGGATGATAATTCCCTTCGGGATAATGGGTAGGTTTAAATTGAACGGAAAGGAATACCAATTCACGGGAACTAATCAGGTGGAAGTAGAGCTTGAGGAAGGAAATAACTTCTTCCTAATGGATGTAAGCGGCACCTACCATGACCCCTTTGTGAATTTAGCATTTGATTTCCCCGAGGAGGTTTCCTTTCAATCACCTTTAGGGGAGGGAGAGTTCGTTTCCATCGGACCCTTTGCCCAGAGAACTCTTCTTCAGATAGGCTATCCCCAGGAGGACGAATTTAAGCCCCATCCAGATTACGAGAAGGTTTGGAAGATGAAGGAAGCCTCTTCCCTTTCCGAGTTCCAGAATTGGCTGAAGCCGATTTTGCGTGAGCACACCTGCAAGGATGTTGTCTACACCCTCTCAACGCAGAAGACGATATTGAGGGAATTGGATGTTCCCCTTAAATATCAAAATCTCGTTTATGCCAACGATTCCTACACCCAGATTGAGCCATCCGAGGGCGATATTGAGCTGATTGTTGATTTTGGGATTGAGCTCAGCGGTTTTATTGAATTTGAGGTGGAGGCTTCGGCGGGCACGATATTGGATTTCTATGCCTTTGAAAGCCTTCACGATGGCTTCATAGAGGACACCTCTGGACTGCACAATACTCTGCGATATGTTTGTCGGGATGGGCATCAAAGTTATCGTTCCTTCATAAGGCGCGGCTTCAGATATCTGATGGTTACAGTGAGAAATCACAAGTCTCCGGTTAAGATTTACAATATTAAAACCTACCTTGCCACATATCCCGTTGCGGAAGTCGGGACCTTCCACAGTAATGACTATATGCTCAATAGAATATGGGAGATATCAAAGCATACCGAGAGACTTTGCATGGAGGATACTTATGTTGACTGCCCTGCCTACGAGCAGACATTCTGGGTGGGCGATGCGAGGAACGAGTCTCTAATAAACTACACTACATTTGGTGCCTACCCCTTATCCAAACGCTGTTTGAGGTTGGTTCCTAAATCCCTTTATCGTTCTCCCCTCCCGGAATCCCAAGTTCCCAGCGGATGGCAAAACATCCTCACTGCTTGGACAATACTCTGGATGCTGGCCTGTAAGGAATATTATCTTTTCACCGGCGAGAGGGATTTCCTGGAGGAGATTTATCCCTATCTCATTCAAACCGCGAGGAATTTCAAGCAGTTCATAAACGATAAGGGCTTACTTGATATTTTCGCTTGGAATATGCTTGATTGGGCGCCGATGGACACGCCGACAAGTGGGGTTGTTACTCATCAAAACGCCCTATTGGTGAAAGCTTTGAGGGAGACCGCTGGGATAGCACAAATTTTGGGGGAAAACGAGGATGAGAAGTTTCTGCTTGAATTTTCCGAAAGTTTGATGAAAGCGATAAACGAGCATCTTTGGGATGAGAATCGGAAGGCTTATATTGACAGCATTCATAGCGATGGAACTCGCTCAAGCGTCTTCAGCCTGCAAACCCAAGTCATCGTTTTCCTAACTGACTGCGCTCCTGAAGAGAGAAGGAAAATAATTGAGGGATATCTCCTCAATCCACCCGAAGATTTCGTGAAAATTGGCAGTCCCTTTATGTCTTTCTTCTATTTTGAGGCTTTAGCTAAGATAGGGAAGATAGAGAAAATCCTTGAGGAAATCAGGGAGAAATGGGGGCTGATGCTCGACTATGGCGCAACTACCTGTTGGGAAACATTCCCCGGCTCCTTAGATTGGCTTGGTAAGAAGCTCACGAGAAGCCATTGCCACGCCTGGTCAGCAGCACCTGCCTTCTTCCTCCCTACCCATATCCTTGGTGTTAAGCTGATTGAGCCCGGTTTCGCGAGAGTTCTAATTGAACCCAATCTCTGCGATTTGAAATGGGTAAAGGGCACGATTCCAACGCCTCTGGGGAGAATAGAGGTAAGCTATAAAGTAAGCGATGATACATTTATAGCTGATATAAAACTTCCAAGGGGATGCACCGCGGAAGTCAAATTCCCCCGGAATCTGAGAAAATTCATCCTGAATGGCAAACAAGTAGATGGAGAAAGCATAACGATAGGAGGTTAG
- a CDS encoding cyclic-di-AMP receptor, translated as MKLLITVVHSRDKARLSQELLAAGYRFTEVASTGGLLREGNTTLLIGVEDEELESVLSLIEKNCKSREQFINPRPLPLSEVGPFPFPTPMKVRVGGAIVFVVPVEQFHRF; from the coding sequence ATGAAGCTTCTAATAACGGTTGTTCATAGTAGGGACAAGGCTCGTTTAAGCCAAGAACTTCTCGCCGCTGGCTATAGGTTCACGGAGGTAGCTTCAACAGGAGGGCTTCTAAGGGAAGGAAATACCACTCTTCTGATTGGAGTGGAGGACGAGGAATTGGAATCAGTCCTTAGCTTGATAGAGAAGAATTGCAAGAGCAGGGAGCAGTTCATCAATCCCCGTCCCCTTCCCTTGAGCGAGGTTGGACCTTTCCCCTTCCCCACTCCTATGAAGGTCAGGGTAGGAGGAGCAATTGTTTTCGTTGTGCCCGTGGAGCAGTTTCACCGCTTTTAA
- the gatC gene encoding Asp-tRNA(Asn)/Glu-tRNA(Gln) amidotransferase subunit GatC produces the protein MPRLTKEEVEHVAYLARLSLSEEEKEMFTEQLNRILEAFAKLQELPTEDVEPLSHIIPLQNVFAEDEPGKCLPVEEALANAPESDGNFFIVPRIIED, from the coding sequence ATGCCGAGACTTACGAAGGAAGAAGTAGAGCATGTCGCTTATTTAGCCCGTCTTTCCCTTTCTGAGGAAGAAAAGGAAATGTTCACGGAGCAATTGAATCGCATTTTGGAGGCTTTCGCAAAGCTTCAGGAATTGCCTACGGAAGATGTAGAACCCCTATCCCATATCATCCCCCTACAAAACGTCTTTGCTGAGGATGAACCAGGGAAATGCCTTCCCGTTGAGGAAGCACTCGCCAATGCCCCAGAGAGCGATGGCAATTTCTTCATAGTTCCGAGAATCATAGAGGATTAG